TGCGAGGCGCTTGTCGATCGCGTACTGCGGGAGGTGCAGGGCTCCGCTTACCGGCAGCTGGAGACCGAGGTGCGGGCGTACCGCGAGGCCGCTACGGCATCCCACTCGCGCGCCAGTGGGTCCAAGAGTCCGCGATGCTGCCCAGCgaacgacggcgacgacctGAACGTCGTGACGCATTCACTtcaggagagggagatgagCGGCATTACCTCCACGACCAGCACCACGAACCTGTTCCCTGCAACTGGCGAGACTCTGAAGCGGGCCCGCACCAGCGCAGCTTtttctgccgccgcagctgccacggAAGCCACTTTTGACTCCTACGTGCGAGCTCGCCAGCAATGTATCGATGACATCACGACGAAGCGGTTGTTCGTGCATGCGAAGCAGTCGAACACGCTCGAGGCACTCAGCATTTTGCTGGAGCGGTGCACTCACAACTACATTGATCGTAATCTCACGCTCTGCGGACATGCTGTGACGGTGGTGTCGGCCGGCAAGGGCTTCTACCAAGTCACGAATAATCTTGTGCAAGTTGTCTGTGCTCGGTTGCACGACATAGGCCTAGAGAAGGTGCATGTCGTCTGCGTCGGCCGCCCTCCGCTGCACGTGACACCACTGCTGGAGTACACCTCCAACGACGAAACGCTGCGGTCGCAGTACCACCTGCACAGTTGCGCGCTGTCGGGTGCCGGCGCGGGCGCTGGCGTGCGCGGGATGGCGGGTAGAGTGCCTACCCCATTACACTcaggggaggcggagcgctACTACGAGACTCCGGAGTGGATGTCTGTCTTCTTCTTCCACGCCTCTCTTCACTACAAAAGCGGCGGCGAGACGGTCTTTGAGCTCCTGCCCAAGGAGTGCTGGCAGCGGGAGTACTCGGTGATGGCGGCCCTCAAGACACTACGGCCGGCGCAGCcacaaccacagcagcaagcgcgtcagcagcagtccCAGTCGTACGCGGCGTCAGCGATGCTTCCTGGTGGTGTGACTGGTGACGGTGATGTGGAGGATGGCAACGCCTCCGTCGGTGCGGGCGCGACGAGCGGCGTGCAGGGGAGGGACAGagtcgctgcggctgcggcgatgATGAGTTCCTGTGGAAGCcacggcaccaccactggaGAGGCGTCCCTCCCGGGCGTCCATCTACCTCTGCTCATTCCTGGGTTGGGGCTGCGCACCTACCCTGTGCCTGAGGTGACCCTTCCAGTGCACCCTTCCTCTGCCAGCTCACTTCTGTGCGCTGATCGCTGGGGCGTTGCTGCATCGGGGCCACCGTATACCGCAGCGCCTTCTAGGGCGGCCGCAggcgttgctgtcgctgcaggtggCCTAAGAAGTGCTTTTTCTCAGCCTCTTGCCCCTTTGCACCTGCAGTCGTGCGCCGCCGATCCCTTGAGCGTCTCATGGACCGGCAGCATTGGCGCCGAGCACGCCCCGTCACCGATGTCGCCACTGGGCACCTCTAGcggcaaagcagcagcagcagcagcaggcagctgGCTGGGCGCGGCGGCTCCGGTGTCGGCATCGTCCAAGTGCAGTAGTCCTCTGTTGGTGCGCGCCACGaccaccaacagcagcctCTTTGCCTCGCTGACGGCCCCATCGCAGGGGCTCATGCCACGCGGGGTGACTGGCACGGTCACATTGGCGGCGCACGCCACGGCTAGGCAAccgacgcagctgcaacaAAGAGCACTACCGATGCTTACCTCCAACGCACTACCGCACACAGCTGCTTGCggtccgctgctgcagcaggcgcgaTATGTCCCACCCCGCCACACATTTAGCAGCATGCCGTTCACCGCAGCGGGAGCGCATAGTGGCGGCATCTTGGGTAGTGAAGCCGCCCTTGCAGCGACGACGGGAGCTTGGTCCtccgctcagcagcggcgctccCGCACAGGGGTTACCACGGCGTTGGGTGCAGACCCTCACacgatggcggtggcgccatcTGCGTTCGGTGGTGGCCGACTCAGCTACCCTGGCAACCTACCGTCCTCTTACGCTACCGGGTGTAAACCAACGCTGCACATAAGCCGTTCCTTCGATCACAAGACGACTGCGAACCCCGAATACCACTCCCTCGGCGCCTTCGAGGACTCTGTGCGCAGCGTCAGCTCGTCTGCGCTGGTCCCGTACAACAGTGCACCACGCCTGCAAActcgctcgctgctgtggcgcgagGGCAGCACCTCCAAGTCAAGCGTGAATTCTATTGTCACCTCCGTGGCAGCCGTGGCCACCTCCGCGGGCACAGACCTCGGTGTCAGTGGCAATAGCGCCGGCGGTGGGCTGCGGTCTGTGCAACTGCGGCTCGAGGATGGTCCCATGTACCGCGATGTCATGGGCATGGTAGTCTCGTTCGCCTCCTGCGCGTGGTACTGCCTCCATGCCTCAAAGCCGCATCAGGACAGCGGAGGTGGCTCGACGGCCGTGGTAGTGGCAGCGGGCACTGTTGCAGCGAACGTGCCGGTAGGGCACACCATAGTTGCGCGCCAGGGAGacagtggtggcgccgccgctgtgaTAGTTGTTGCCGGCGGCTCGTCACCGTCTACGTCGGCAGCCATAGGTCGCGGgcttcttcagcagcgcgatGGACAGCCAAGCACTCGAGTGGAAAGCGCTACCAGCACAGCTGCCGAGTCTTGCTACAGCGATGCCTCTATGCGACCTCTGGTGAAGAGGTGGCACAAGGCGTCGAACAGTacgcgcagcgacgccgtctTCTGCGGCTGCAACGTGGTAGACAGTGACTTGCGGAACGGGTATCTGATCCTGGAGATTACCATCAATGCGGCTGTGTTGCCGCAGTCGTTCTGGTctcctcggctgctgctAGACGAAAACTACTGGGCCCACCTGATGAGCTGCTTCACTGGCCGCGACGACCGACTCACGTTGGACGAGGAGCTCGAGTTCGCCTCCGAGGACGACGCAGACGACGACACCTTCACAgccagtggcagcagcactgacAAACAGGTGTTGTTACTGAACACCAGCGGAGGTCGGAGAtggaaggagggggatgaTGCAGCGAACGTGAGATCATCGGCAACCGCGGCGATGGCCATGTCAGCGGGCAGGGAGACGGGTGGCAGTACCCGCGGTGGCCCTGAGAGCGGTCGCGCTATTGATGACTACCACTTCCAGTCCGACTTCCGCCCTGCAGAGGTGTTCTGCCACTCCCACAGTGGCATTACCCCTGATGGGCGGACGCTCATCATCCCCACGCACAGTAACAACGTCTACTTCAAGTCCCCCGAGGAGATCTTTCTGCGCTTCACACCGCAGCTGTTTGTGTCGACTGTGGACGAGGTCGGTGGGGTGGCGCTGGAGCCGGTTGGTCCCAAGACGTTGACGTCGCCGCATCCTAACCAcacagctgccgcagacgATGGGGTGGCAGAGAGGCGGCCCACAGAGGTCTGCGCCTCGTATGGGGTGTTGCACTACGAAGGAAGGGAGGTGCGCTCgagcgttgctgctgcggtttcACCGACTGGACTGCCGGGTGCCTTTGAGCgcttggaggaggaggaggaggagggcagcagcgctccgtACATGAttcgcagcggtgctgccgcaaaGGCCACCGCGACCACGGGCCCTGTGGATGGTGAAGGTCAAGCGTGGGCACCTCCGCATCCACCCGAAGCAGGCGCTATGCGGGTCACCAGCAAgagcggcagaagcagcagtacTGACAGCGGGGCAGGATCGCGTGCTAAGGCAGCAGGGGGCACAACCATGGCTGcctcgccgcagctgcctAAATCTGCTTGTGCGTTGAGCAGCTtgagcgccagcgccgaAGCGATGGCGTCGACGACGGATGGGCCGTCGCAGCAGACCGCAGTGCAGCCGGGACCGGCGACTGTAGACGCGGCGTTGTCAACGGAGTCGCTTCCACCACCCCAAGACAGAACTGTTTGTGCCGCGAAGCCCGAGAGTCCAACATCCCGACCTCGGCCACTGCGCCTGCGACCGACAGGGACAACCACGAGTTCTCCAGTGTTGGCCACAGGgaccccgccgccgccctctctccgtgtgcaCACGCTACCCTTGGCAGCGGTCAGCCGACAGGAAAGCAGTAGCCTCGCTGGACTGCCGTCTCCGTCACTGACCCCGACAACCGCCACGCACTCGGGTGGACGGCACCCCACGCACGGCCCGTTTCACCAGGACGAGGTGCCGCTGATGCCTGGCACCACAGTGACCGTGGGgtttgtgcagctgcgcaacagTTTGCTCTTCGCGATCAAACCAATCAATCCCCTCCGATACGGTtctgaggaggagcaccgcGAGGacgcgacggcgctgtcgcagTCGGCCGAGAGCGTGAGCACCGCAacagtgctgcgccgccgctggcagtGGAAGCACCCCGATATTGCCTCcgagccgcagcacctggcGAGCTGGACGCGCTTGTGTACGTGTCGGTTGCTGCCCTTGTACGGTAGTAAGCCGGCCTACCCACGTGAGAGCTTCTACACGGTGTCACCGCACCAGTACACGGTGACGAGCCCCAGCAGCAACCACGCTGATCCAGCCGAGGAGAACAGGCGCCTGCTAGAGTTTGTGCTGCaacgcctccagcagcagtaccagaTCGTTGCTGACAGCCCCGGCCTTGTCTCCGGCTCGCAGTGGCCGCGCGCTGAGCCGTCGCCAAACGCGCGGCTGGAGATGTCACTCGGGCACCAGACGCACACGCTTAAGCTGGGCGAGACGGCCAAGACGATTTCGGTAACGCGCATGCTGCACCGAGGCATGTATAGCAATGGGCAGGTGACGCACATGTTGAGCTACCGCTACCTGCTGTGGAACTACCTGGCGGACGAGTTCACCACGCGTGAGGTGCACATGGAGGCCCAGGTGGGCGAGCGCAACGCTTTCCGTTGGGAGTCGCTAGATGGCTGGCTGCAGGAGCGGCCGAAGGCGTTTATTCCACGCGGGCCCGACATCTGGCTGCGCTCACGCGAGGTGGCTGTTGTGTTGCTTCCCGAGGACGCGGCCCACCCTCCGTCGTACGAGGAGTTCTGCCGCTTCATCAGCTACCGATTCTCAGTGCATCTGTCCACCCATGGCAAGGTGTTGTGGAAGTCGCACGAGGGCGGTGTATCGTTGGACATCTCGGAGGCGACGCCTCTCACTTTCCCTGCAACACCGCCGTTGATGGAGGTAGCGCTCGTGCACGACAACCCGCTCACCCTCGACACACGCAACATCGTCGACCGCGTCACTGGTCGCACCATCGGCTTCGAGGTCCCTGTGCAAAAGAGACTCATGAGCGTCGACATCAGCCTGCCGCAGGAGTacagcagccactgctgctacTACTTGAAAGTGTCCTGGCtggcctgcgccgcctcggtCATCACCGACTGGTTCGGCTCCTTCATCGCAAACGCTGCCCGCTTCCGCTTTCACGCGGTCCCTCTGGGTTGTTACTACATGAGCCCCAAGGCGGAGTCGCTGACTTCGCATTAcgacgtggaggcggcgTCGCCGGAGGAAGAGCTGGCGCTGCGTTGTGCGCTGATGAGGCTGCTCATGACACCGACCTACCACTACTACCCGGACACGCCAGTGCTAACGCGCAACTGCCGCCTCGTGCACTTTAGCGGTCTGTGCTGCGTGATTGTGCCACCGAGCGCGACAACGGTGGCGCAGTGGTATCAGAACTCATTCGTGCGGCAGGGCTCCGTGGAGCaactggtgctgctgggggAGTtcaaggaggcggtggctacagcgcggcagcgggtcGCGGACAGAGCCGCTGGTTcggcctctgctgctgtagccCACCCGTCAACTGAAGACGTGTGAGCTGCTCGTGGCGGttccagtgctgctgctgcagtggtggtgttTACAACTCTCCACTGGTAACGTTATTGCTGATATTCAAAATGGCCGTGTGCAGGCGTTGCTGGTTACCCCACTGAGGGGCGGGCGTGTGTAGAtgtcgggggagggggtgcgtgaggcagcgatggccATCGTACTAATGAGCGGGTGGATTCTGTGCCATACATGAAGACAATTGAACATGCCGATGTGAGATGAaaggcagcggaggcagTGTATTGGTTCGGGAGGCAGTgtcgtgtgggtgtgtgggctcctcctctcctcccctccccacaccctCCAGTCCCTGCGTTTTCTTTGCATTAGGCTGCGATGGTGCCTATTCCCCATCTTCCTTCCCACTTACTtgcatggcgctgctgcatcgaaCCGCCCCTACGTGCacgtcctctctctcggtgttcCTTAGCTGCACTACGCGTTCCAGGGACGCGTCTGCTGCCCTTCCTCCcactcgcctctcccctACCATCACGTTGTTGACAACACACCTCCAGTCTTTCGGACGCAGCAGGCCTCTCTGTCCGgctcctcccttctcgacccacacgcacacgcacacacacacacacacacacacacacgcacacacgcacgcaggtgCACCGTCATTGCGGGTGCACCGTGTCTTCGGCactcttttctgctttcctACCCATTCTGCTTTCCCGCTTCTCTTGGATCATCgcgccaccctccccccctctctctcgtttctcctcccccccgcaTCTCCATCAGCAGCCATGTCCGTTGCCAATGCGGCGTACCTCACGCTAAACGGCAGCTGCCTCACGGCAGGGGAGCAGACAGCGCTGCAGTGTTCGCTGCCACTCTTATCGCAACGCTACCGCGGCACACCCATGCAGCTCTGGGGTAAGGTCGCGGGGATCAAGACACACTACTGGGTCGTGCAAGCTTTCCCGAACGGCGAGTTCGCACCGGCCGTCAGCTTCTACAGCGTTGATGGTGGGAACACGTGGGCGATGCTTTCTGCGctgacggaggagcaggcggccCTTTGTGAGGCCCTCCGCGGTCCCTACCAAGGCGTGCCGAGCTACGAGTATAGGATGCGTCAAGATCTCCCGGCCGAGACGGACGAGGTCGCCGTGACGATGCCGACGCCGGATGACACTGTGAAGAAGGCTGAGGAAgacatcgccgccgcccgcgctgctggcggcgccaacagcgacgacgacgatgaggagcagagcgatgaggaggaagaggaggatgaggagcaGGACGGCGTCGCCGTGCCTGCGCCACGTAAGCGCACGGCAAAGTTCCGCATCCTTAGCATCACGGAGGCGATGCGCTTAGCCCACTTCGTGCTGCTACACGACACAGACTGCCGCCTGGCGGTGCGCGGTATGTTCGTCCTGCAAGACGGCGcggctgtgggtgtgcgtaACAGCACCTTTGGTGGCCAGCCTCTGCACCACGCGAAGAAGCCGTCGTGCTACGTAAAGATGGCGTGTgcggggaaggaggagcggaACCGTGTTCTCTACGGTCCCACGTACAACCCGCACACGGATTACCTGATGCCCATCACAGACGATGCTCCAGCAGGTGTGTGGTCTGTCAAGTACAACGCAACAGCGAACGTTGTGAGCGTGCGCAATCTCTTCTACGAAGGCTCTCTCTTCTGGTACCGTCCGGGCACACTGGAGTGCGGACAGATCTACTGCGGCTCTGGAGAGCGCAACTTTGACGTATGCTTCATGTTGTCGACGGTTGCTCCTAGGACGTAGCGGAGAGGTACTCGCAGGCGGAGTCGGAGAtggtagagagaggggaggggaagatgGGCGTCGGCTGAGCGAGCAGCGTACATCCTTCGCAGGGAGGAAGGCGGACCTTGGTAGAGGGACACAGAAGAGAACAGAGCAGTTGCAAAGGCCGTGCGCGGAGGCGTCCGCCGAAGTGTGGCTCTGAGCATGTGCGTTGGAAGCGTTCGTTGCCGCTAAACCCACCGTTCTGTCGATGAGCGGCGCCTGCCCACCTGAGCAGTGTTACGAACACCATTTAGCTCGCTGACTgcctgtcctctctctctctcgctttctttaGCTGCCCTTCATCTCCACCTGCGCACTCTGGAGTggtgcttgtgtgggtgtgcgtgtctctgttCTTGTGCCTGCCTCCTACACGGCATACCCTTGTCGTTCTCGTGTTCTGCAGACCCACGCACGTCTTTACGTGATTGGGTGGCGCTCTATTGCCCTTCTGTGCTTTGACGTGAATGCGCATTGCTGGCTGCGATAGAAAGGTGGACTCACCTATGGTCGTTGTGGCTCGAGCTGTAGGCTCGCCAATGTACATAGTATCTCTGTGAGAGGCaaaagacgaagagaggcTGCGCGGCTCGGCAcaccgccttcttctgcttgcctcgcctcttccctcctcctccctccctctttccccgtagccacctgctgctgcgaccgCTACTCTGAACGGCTAGCGGTTTGCCGGTTCTTCTGCGTTGCGGTTTATGTGTGCTTCATGGGTGCGGATTTTGCCTCgggaggtgtgcgtgtgtgtgtgggtgagtgcTCAGAGGCAAAGTGTGGAACGGTGCACGCGCGGGtgtgcggaggtgcagctctcGTAGGCTTGTTGGTGTTC
Above is a genomic segment from Leishmania panamensis strain MHOM/PA/94/PSC-1 chromosome 7 sequence containing:
- a CDS encoding hypothetical protein (TriTrypDB/GeneDB-style sysID: LpmP.07.0990), which encodes MSVANAAYLTLNGSCLTAGEQTALQCSLPLLSQRYRGTPMQLWGKVAGIKTHYWVVQAFPNGEFAPAVSFYSVDGGNTWAMLSALTEEQAALCEALRGPYQGVPSYEYRMRQDLPAETDEVAVTMPTPDDTVKKAEEDIAAARAAGGANSDDDDEEQSDEEEEEDEEQDGVAVPAPRKRTAKFRILSITEAMRLAHFVLLHDTDCRLAVRGMFVLQDGAAVGVRNSTFGGQPLHHAKKPSCYVKMACAGKEERNRVLYGPTYNPHTDYLMPITDDAPAGVWSVKYNATANVVSVRNLFYEGSLFWYRPGTLECGQIYCGSGERNFDVCFMLSTVAPRT
- a CDS encoding hypothetical protein (TriTrypDB/GeneDB-style sysID: LpmP.07.0980) encodes the protein MTASSLISPSPGSSFAGAGSGEGGNMTSAPSVSTNRGGESPHSSAALTRGSPSIPATTVGVAHGGAFSAALRQSGTVSMNAGAISSSSFTSTPPMNSATSAAAGAGSGCGAAGGGGAAAAGAGGPCPLMHPSGGWICRAMAFNEKEVSHANGAISVNQSLTSKCPLINEVAKGKIMARILSSYQEVQERYGLSHVELTVDNQYLSRSDMFLISEVLRERILYEGEEMHVCSFRIRVREMLQAVVTSPSRAASSTGLPTGVASSGGTTSTAVPGVGAPENGINIGAGAVGAGGLAGTAVASAAGAVAYIRVGSGIVLPTTRINFQSLSPIHYILLELSHEMWETTMDGRIALTLAIRKFLSELLLKQLSKRKASPHICVVFTGRLKREFQYGRLRDVFHLLDLPRDLRSNVDIVEEIRMHCEALVDRVLREVQGSAYRQLETEVRAYREAATASHSRASGSKSPRCCPANDGDDLNVVTHSLQEREMSGITSTTSTTNLFPATGETLKRARTSAAFSAAAAATEATFDSYVRARQQCIDDITTKRLFVHAKQSNTLEALSILLERCTHNYIDRNLTLCGHAVTVVSAGKGFYQVTNNLVQVVCARLHDIGLEKVHVVCVGRPPLHVTPLLEYTSNDETLRSQYHLHSCALSGAGAGAGVRGMAGRVPTPLHSGEAERYYETPEWMSVFFFHASLHYKSGGETVFELLPKECWQREYSVMAALKTLRPAQPQPQQQARQQQSQSYAASAMLPGGVTGDGDVEDGNASVGAGATSGVQGRDRVAAAAAMMSSCGSHGTTTGEASLPGVHLPLLIPGLGLRTYPVPEVTLPVHPSSASSLLCADRWGVAASGPPYTAAPSRAAAGVAVAAGGLRSAFSQPLAPLHLQSCAADPLSVSWTGSIGAEHAPSPMSPLGTSSGKAAAAAAGSWLGAAAPVSASSKCSSPLLVRATTTNSSLFASLTAPSQGLMPRGVTGTVTLAAHATARQPTQLQQRALPMLTSNALPHTAACGPLLQQARYVPPRHTFSSMPFTAAGAHSGGILGSEAALAATTGAWSSAQQRRSRTGVTTALGADPHTMAVAPSAFGGGRLSYPGNLPSSYATGCKPTLHISRSFDHKTTANPEYHSLGAFEDSVRSVSSSALVPYNSAPRLQTRSLLWREGSTSKSSVNSIVTSVAAVATSAGTDLGVSGNSAGGGLRSVQLRLEDGPMYRDVMGMVVSFASCAWYCLHASKPHQDSGGGSTAVVVAAGTVAANVPVGHTIVARQGDSGGAAAVIVVAGGSSPSTSAAIGRGLLQQRDGQPSTRVESATSTAAESCYSDASMRPLVKRWHKASNSTRSDAVFCGCNVVDSDLRNGYLILEITINAAVLPQSFWSPRLLLDENYWAHLMSCFTGRDDRLTLDEELEFASEDDADDDTFTASGSSTDKQVLLLNTSGGRRWKEGDDAANVRSSATAAMAMSAGRETGGSTRGGPESGRAIDDYHFQSDFRPAEVFCHSHSGITPDGRTLIIPTHSNNVYFKSPEEIFLRFTPQLFVSTVDEVGGVALEPVGPKTLTSPHPNHTAAADDGVAERRPTEVCASYGVLHYEGREVRSSVAAAVSPTGLPGAFERLEEEEEEGSSAPYMIRSGAAAKATATTGPVDGEGQAWAPPHPPEAGAMRVTSKSGRSSSTDSGAGSRAKAAGGTTMAASPQLPKSACALSSLSASAEAMASTTDGPSQQTAVQPGPATVDAALSTESLPPPQDRTVCAAKPESPTSRPRPLRLRPTGTTTSSPVLATGTPPPPSLRVHTLPLAAVSRQESSSLAGLPSPSLTPTTATHSGGRHPTHGPFHQDEVPLMPGTTVTVGFVQLRNSLLFAIKPINPLRYGSEEEHREDATALSQSAESVSTATVLRRRWQWKHPDIASEPQHLASWTRLCTCRLLPLYGSKPAYPRESFYTVSPHQYTVTSPSSNHADPAEENRRLLEFVLQRLQQQYQIVADSPGLVSGSQWPRAEPSPNARLEMSLGHQTHTLKLGETAKTISVTRMLHRGMYSNGQVTHMLSYRYLLWNYLADEFTTREVHMEAQVGERNAFRWESLDGWLQERPKAFIPRGPDIWLRSREVAVVLLPEDAAHPPSYEEFCRFISYRFSVHLSTHGKVLWKSHEGGVSLDISEATPLTFPATPPLMEVALVHDNPLTLDTRNIVDRVTGRTIGFEVPVQKRLMSVDISLPQEYSSHCCYYLKVSWLACAASVITDWFGSFIANAARFRFHAVPLGCYYMSPKAESLTSHYDVEAASPEEELALRCALMRLLMTPTYHYYPDTPVLTRNCRLVHFSGLCCVIVPPSATTVAQWYQNSFVRQGSVEQLVLLGEFKEAVATARQRVADRAAGSASAAVAHPSTEDV